A window of Eucalyptus grandis isolate ANBG69807.140 chromosome 4, ASM1654582v1, whole genome shotgun sequence genomic DNA:
TTTCATTAGATAAATAATGGCCTTATAGTTATATCGCATTGAATTAGATATAACAAGTTCAATGGATAATTGCTCTAAACCTCCATAAACTTTGACATTGCTGCATAACAGCCCTGAACTTTCATAAATATTATCCTTTCAAACTTTGGCATTGTTGTGCAATGGCTTTTGAATTTTGACACCGTTGCATATTAGTCATTGAGCTTCAAAATTTACTGATTagaccctaatttttttttttttgttatagtCATTTGGTTGTCTACTTTCATAACCCTTTAGTTTTTGTCTAGATTTCTAACAAAAATATGACTGAATAAGATAGGATATCAAATTCaagagattttgttatatcatatccactatttggtaattgcactaataaagtcgaatatattcacgtcatattatatatattgtttggtaTTAATGCCTGtatgaatcacaaattttataaatagagatggtaaaaatctcttgcGACACTtttgtctactttatttttatttcctctcttttctaattaatttcttttttatttcttttttccccttccatcattctctaataaaattttattaaataggaaattatactaatatacctaaaatacgaaaacaccaaaaatatataataaatatatatttgtatattgaatttatattataaaatagaattaaattagaataaataagtaaaaataagatcaaattaaaaactgaatttttatttttctttattttgaattttttatattagaattcaaatattatttatattgacatataattttaatttgttactttaagaaatttgttatttgaaaaaaaaaaattctattatgaatattagaaattttatctacttttatcccacttcttccatgggataattttatctaatCATATCACATTCATATATGAATTTATCCTATTTTGAGCAGACACCAAACGCAAGATaaggataaattttattttatcttgaattttatcttaaCCGCCAAACGCAGCTTTAAATATTACTCAAAACGGATTAAGTCAGTTGCCCTGACCAAAATAAGACCTTCATTACATGCTTTGTTTCACAATAGCcctctgaattttgaaattaacagATATTCCCCTCAACTTTGGCACTACTCCACAGAccatgaattttgcaacatTATAAATTAGCCCATGAACTTTGATATTTGTCGTGGTTGCGAATTTCTCCGCTGACATATCCGTTAAGTGTTACTTGAAATTggataaattcatttttcttgattaagATAACCGctactaaattttattttactcCACGCAGcttcttaatttttgtttctttaacttcACCAATCATGTAATAGAGATCATTTTCTGGTAATACTTAACGGCTATCCAGACCAAAAAACTAAATACCGAAACAATAATTAAAGCTCAGAGGGACTATCTAGAACTTATCAAAGTTTCGGGCCACTGCGCAACACTGTCAAAGTTCAAAGAGTCTAATCTATCGCTTTTCAAAGTTCAGAGGCTAATGCCAAAAGTGCAGGGTGATTCTGGGCAATTACccctttaattttttctttggtgATCTCTTTGGGCCTTGACAAACTCACTGGGTTTCTCGATTCGGGCTTCTAAACAAGAAAAAGCAGAACAAAACAAGCTTAGAGGTCGAAATTTAATCGGCAGCCCGTTATCATTCGCAACGAGCATTTCcagtttctcttctttttaaacCGGAAACACGAGGAGTTTAACAGTTGCATTTAATCGGTTATCGTACAATTTCGATCTAATCGTGCCCtcccaataaataaaaaaatttaaagacatGGCTCTAGAAAGTAAACAGTGCTCGCATGCCCGCTTTGATTCATGAAATACTCATTAACTTCACAGTTTTGTCCTTCAACATTAATGTAAGAGCTTTTCGACAAATCGtccattttgatagtattttcaCCTTAGCACACATATCACTCTAATGTCCACATTAAACTGTATTGTTGCACCATCGAGTAGGTTCCAACTTGATATATAAGCTGAAAACACTATCTCCTTGTTGGGGGAGAAGTACCGTGGGAAGTTGCGGCACAAATCAAGAAAGGCCAGGCCTCAATTTCCTCTGTCTCATTTAAGCCTAACCCATTGCTTTAGAGAACAAAACAAAGTTGCAGATTGGGTCGTTAAAGCCCAACTAAATCAGTCCCTCCCTCTGAATTGGGTCCCAAGCCCACCCCAACCGCTGTTGGATGTTCTTCGTTCTGAAGCCCAGTTGGGTTCTTTTTCTACTTTACCTacttgaaataaaatgaaatgaagctttttcgataaaaaaaaaaaaaaaaaaaaaaaagagtccaaGGACAGCCAACTATTATCAAAAGCCTCTAGCCTCGTTGCCTCGTCGATCAACTCTACATTCTCACAAgagatcaaagaaaaaaaaagcagacaAGACTTTTCTCCCCTTGGAATCTAATTATACGctttatcctatcttaactAGCGCTTGTATTAAATGTGTTTCTTTCGTTATTTCAATGATTACTCTTACAAAGATTATTGTATACAAAATTAGATTTGCCTTTGTAGTGCGTAAAAGACAACTCTTGCCTTTGGATAGGCCACTGGCCCTACTTGAGAACCCATCATTGGATTTCCTAACTTCGTCCAACTCATACTTCCAACCAACATAGCCCATCTCCACAGCCCATTTTTAGATTGGGGATCTCTAAACTAATCTCAGTTCCACTGTACGTACGATGATGATGCAGTTTCTCAAAGATTGAAGTGAACAAACGACGAAATTCTTAGCGGAAAGACAGCAAAAAGTCCGATGAATTTACAAACCAAAGTAGTAGGACACCCGTTTATTAGCACTCCCATTTTCACATTGAACCACCACAAAGGATCACTTGCCTACTTTCGTTATCTCATTCATCTAACATTTCCTCTGAAGGAGCCGTCAATTCTTCTTCAGCAACCCGAACTCGCCCATTCTCGCGATCGCCTTCTCGAGCTGGCCCCACTTCTGCTCGAGCGTTCCGATGTACCCGACCGACATGCGCACGAGCCCCGGCGAGATCCCGGCCAGCGCTTGCTCCTCCTCGCTCATCTCACTGCTGGTGCTGCTCCCCGAGCACGACATGAGCGTCTCGTAGTACCCCAGGCTCACGGCCATGAACCCGAACTGCGTGACGTTCTGCAGGTGGTGCATCAGCCGGTTGGCCCGCTCCTCCGTCTCCATGTCCACGCACATGAGCCCGCCGTACCCGTAGTCCTTGTTGGCCATCGACTTGAGGAGCACGTGGTCCGGGTGGTCCTCGAGGCCCGGGTACACGACCTTGAGGCCCATCTTCTTGAGCCGGGTCGCGAAGGTGAGGGCCCGGTTGCAGTGCTCCTTCATCCGGAGGGCCAGGTGGGGGATCCTCTCGGAGAGCTCGAACGCGACCTTGGCGTTCATGGTCGGGCCGAGGAGCATCAACGCTCCCTGGTGGAGGTCCATCATCGAGTTCACTAGTTTCGCCGGCCCGCAGACCGCGCCTGCATCATTTCCACGGAAAAAAATATCAAGGGTCACTAATCGCACTTTGGAAATATGAACATTTCAATTTCGCGTACGTAACCATTTTGGTATATTCTTATTTGCAAGTTCGAACATGTATCCGCAACATTCGGTATAGAGAGAAGAATACGTCTTTCCACTTTGCAGAAATCTATGTTCTCCCGTGACTAGGACAGACCAAACTCAGGGCCTTGGCCTGTTCTATTTTGGAGGGATCAAGATTGGCATCGCCAGGTATAATAGGACAGAAGCGTGTCAGCAATATAATGCGCCAGATCAACCAATGGGAGCTGGGCCTTGTTTTCGACACATACGCAAATGTCCAAAGGAACAAGACATGCCAGCGGAAAAAGCGAAttactttattaaaaaatactAGATGTGGTCAGGACTAAGAGAATATGAAATTTAGTCGATTATCAACTGACGTTGTCGAACAGCTCAGATGGGAATTTCGTGTTTAACTGCTATGGCAATCTACCAATCTAGACAAGATAAAAATGCGCTAATCTAATGTTTTGATTAGCACTCCATATCATCAGTTTGTCTAGTTTTGATTAGTTCTTTTGTTTAGAGGAGGACATCATCAATCAGAATGGAATATACTAACTGCGTGAGTCCAAGGTCGACATCACTTTCAGGATTCAAAGAATCAAAACCCAATAATCCTGTCGTCCACTATAGACTTAAAATATATCTTTAGATCCCACACACTTTCCCAAGCAACTTCAGGACAAAAATCTAATGTTATTTGACAAGTCATGTGGTCATTACTTATGTGGCGATGCtcgaatttataaaaatatgtatttttggaatcatatatcattatttaagaGCCTAAATCCAGTCAAATATGTCAAAGATCCCTCCTATCGCCGTACtgactcatttttatttttccatccTAGAACCATTGGGGTACTCTTATCATCGATTTGAAAAAAGAAgcattttaaaaggaaaaagacaaccTTTTGTCCCGTCAGTCGGGGCCATGCAAGAGAGTCTCGTGATCGATTCGAttcaaaggattttttttttttttttttgaacaggcGATTCAAAGGATTAGGTTCGTgacaatttcttgattttgccaACATGGAGACACGTGTCGAAATCGGAATCAATCCCAACAAAAGAAGATGTGTACTGATCAAAGAGAAGAGACGCGCACCTGCGATGATGTCGGCCCCACCACTGATGAACTTGGAGATGCTGTGCACCACCACGTCGGCGCCGAGCCGGGCCGGGGACAGGACCATCGGCGCGAACGTGTTGTCGACGACCACCGTCACGCCCTTGTCGTGGGCCAGCCGGCAGAGCTCCGGTATGTCGGCGACGGTCAGCGTCGGGTTCGAGACGGACTCGAAGTAAAGCACCTTGGTCCGGCCCTGGACCACGGCGGCCGCCACCGCGGCGTGGTCCCGGATGTCCACGAACGTCGTCGTGATGTTGCACGCCCTCGGGAGGAAGTGGGTCAGGAGGGCGTGGGTCCCGCCGTACAGCGCCTGGGACGCCACGATGTGTCCGCCGCTGCTGCACAGCTGCATCAGCACCGATGATATGGCGGACATTCCTGTGCATGTAGAGCAGGTTCGAGGATTTAAGCGCAATGCTTCACGCGTCATCAATTAATGATGGGAAAacgatggttttttttttttttttttttgttaccgCTGGCGGTGCAGTAGGCGGCTTCGGTCCCTTCGAGGGCGGCCATCTGGCGGCCGAGGTTCAGCACGGTGGGGTTGAAGTGGCGGCTGTAGATGAAGAAGTCGCGGTCGGGGCCGAGCTCCCCGGTGAACATCCGCCGCATCGTCTCCGGCTCCATCACCGTGAAGGTGGCCGACGCCTCGATCGACATGTTCACCCCGCCGTGCTCCCCGAACTCGTGCCTCGCGCCCGCCAGCGCCGCCGCCGGGTCCTCCCACACCCCCGCCACGGGGCCGGAGATCATCTGTTTCTTGGCCACCACCATCGCGTCCTCGCCGCCATCGGCATCATCGGACCCCGGCCTCTTCTTGCTGGCGTAGACGAACCCATGTGCTCTCGCTTCAGCCATCTGAGCAGCCAGCACttgcagagggagagagagagagggagagagggagagagagagagagagagagagggagagctaGAGGAGGGTTGAGGTGGTGGGGGTGGTGGAGATGGTGGAGATGGTGCTATAAATAGGGAGAGAACGGTAACTTTGTTGGACGTCTCCTACAGGGATTAGTCGAGGGTTGAGGTGGTGGggatggtggtggagatggtgcTATAAATAGGGAGAGAACGGTAACTTTGTCGGACAGGGATAAGAAAAATCGCCAAGAAGAGAAATTGCTAACCTTCCTAAATAATCTTTGATGCATCCAGCGCCCTTTCGGGTCGAGATATCGAGGAGTCCTTCATAaatagaaatttcaaatttggattCTTTCTTTCATTAGGAGTGCTTGGAATCAGATCTCATCGAGCGCTCAGCACACTACCATATTTGTCCAAAGCAATTAATTGATTGGGGAGAGAGTTTTAAGTCAATTTGGAGAtgttgatactttttttttttatggaattaattGATAATTCCTTTGATCACACGAATTTAATATTTTGTCCGTTTGTTTGCGTCGGATTATCATTTAACATTTTCGTAAAAAGATATGGACATCcaacaaattcttttttgtaACACTTTAGAGGTGGAACTTCTcgtttattttcctttttgctttgtAAAGACCAGCAAATATGCACATGTGGGGCACGTGCGCACGCGAGATACTGTGAGATTAAGCAAAATCATTTAATTACagaatatttgaattattaaaaaatagaaaatctcatTGATGAAGAATGCGCActatgtaaaattttataaacatttatggaaagagaaaaaatattttgagaatttgCAATCTCGGAAGGAAGTTTGCtatgcaagaaaacaaatccgTACCTTATGCATTAATCCATGGATacaatatttgtaaaataaataattaagcaTATTTgcgagaagagaaaaaaaaatgaatgagatgTTGAAGTACTCTCTTTGTCTTATTTAATTATAGTTGGATATACTCATTGATATGATCATTAAATAGTATCGCGCTTATGCTTCATGGCAAATATTTTGGGGACATGTGTATTGAATCATCTTTGAATCTTTTGTGCTAAACGGTAGGAAGTATCGAAatattagaaaggaaaataaacttagaagtcgttttttttttttggtcgaaaaatttATAAGTCGTTGAATAAGACAAGATTCTGTGGCTTATTCATATGAGCTTGGTTTCTACCGGAATTACGGTCGAGTACGTTTTCTTTCCCGAGAGAGATTTTCCAAAGGTGCAATGAACTTGGTCATTTCATAGCAACGCCCATGACCATAAATGTGAAGGAACTAACCTTATCATGGGTTGACGTAAGTTAGACCTTTTGCTTCTACCATATCCACACATGTGGGGGCATAACCTTTGAGCTTGTAGTTGCATataacaaaattggaaaaatcacCGTAACAATGTCATAAATTTATATACGATACTTTCTTTGATGTCACAATTTTTCTACCAAGTATAGCTTTAATAAAAATGTCCACTTGAGTGACTTTGTCAACATATCTCCGACAATAAATCccatttaaatttattttaataaagaCATATCcaacatggtttttttttttttttttttttaagagagttAAGTCTGTAATGGAAAATCGACTAAATGACGAGACTTGTGGGCTCTAAAATGATGACACATCGCATAAGAATTGATCAAGGagaatatctctctctctccattctttaTATCTAGCGCATCGATTGACTTGTAATTTTTTGAAGCCCTAATTGTGATTATctaataacaatttatgtctaaatattttcacattgaaaatatttttcgtttattcatttttataagtgattaaagcaatcatttttaaagtatattttataaatcatttatttctatgaaacaaacacatcctTTGACTTTGAGCTGAGCTGCTAAAGGATAAGCTCGTATTGGGCAATCAAAACCGTATGTAGATCAAATACTAAGCTCAACATATTTGACTGGCAACTATCCATTTTTTTCGCAAGCCATGTGCTCCTGTGAGAATGCCGCATTATCTACGTAAATACATCGCAATAATATCTTCTTTAAATATTGCATCTAGGTGTACATCTTAGATTCGTATCTTGCTCGAGTTAGACAATTCTCAagtcaagaaaatattttgacgCTCTATCTATGAAAGTTGCAAAACGTGTATGCGCTAATTTATTATTACATCATAAACAACGTTGTGTTAATGCAGGAATTTCTCGTGCTCCATTTTATTATACATTTCTATGACAATTCGCACATGGCTAAACATATGGTCATTAATTATGTCGGTCAAACATATGTTTGATTGAATGACCtaggaaatttgaaaaaatattggtGTTTGTTTGGTCTGGATTTGCTCAATATACAAGACTATTTGGAATGTCTATTCGATATACTATAGTATTCCCGTATATAGATTTAAAAGAGTGAGGCatgtgaatttttcattttgaaggatgcTTTTATTAACGAGCGCATCCAAAACACTTATTTCAAcaactatttgtgtcattatctctttgtaaaaaaattcttaattgaTTGCTTACCAAATGATCCCAGAGCTAAAGTTGGATATGAAAAAAGCCTATGACAGGATTGAATGAGATTTTTTGGAAGCCTATCTTCGCCAAATTGGTTTTCAGGATCGTTGGGTGCTTTGGCTGATGCAATGTGTAACGAAAACTTCTCTTAGTGTTAAGCTAAATGGCGAAGCCCTACCTTATTTTAAACCTTCACGGGGACTCAGACGGGGCGACCCTCTCTCACCTTACTTATTATCCTTGTGGCAAATATGCTATCCACCCTCATCCAACAAGTAGTCGACATGGGCCATTTACAGGGCATAAAACTAAACAGGTGCTGTCCTACCCTATTGCGcttattttttgctgatgatgctataTTTTTCCTCGATGGTAGAACCCGGGAATGTCAAAATTTAGCAAACATCCTAAATTAGTATTGTCTAGCCATAGGACAAGAAATTAACAGGAATAAATTAGGTATGTTCCTCAGTAAATACTACCCTAACACTCTTAAGATAAACATGGCTAGTGAATTGAGGGTGCTAGTTCTAGACAATACAGGTAAGTATCTAGGCATTCCTTATGATTGGGGATCatctaagaaaaaaatgtttgcttggatcctAGGACGTGTAAATGCTAAATTGAAGGTTTGGAAAGAAGGTCTGATTTCCAAAGGTGGGAAGGAGATTCTATTGAAATCAGTGGTTCAGGCTTTACCGCAGTATGCCATGTCGATCTTTAAAGTTCCTGTATCTATATGTAAGgctgttgaaaaaaaaaatagctaggTTCTGGTGGCAAAACAAtagcaacaaacatgggatTCATTAGAAGAGCTGGGATATTCTGAAAGAGAGGAAAGATAGTGGAGGACTAGGTTTCAGAGACTTACAAACTTTTAATAAAGCTCTTCTGGGAAAGCAAGCTTGGCGACTCTTCCAAAATCCATTATCTTTGTGGAGTAGAGTTTTTAAAGCTTTATATTTCCAAGAAACACACTTCTGGCATGCTGATAAGGGGTCTAGACCGtcatggggttggcagagtATTCTATTAGGTAGAGATTCTATTCTCAAGAAGCTTTGTTGGTCAGTAGGTAATGGCCACAAGATCAAAGTCAGAGAGGACAACTGGTTACCTATGGGAATTCTAGGCGACCCAGCTCTTAGAGAGGAATCTTACACAGTAGCAGGGTTTATTATCCCAAATCAAAATGAGTGGGAACGTTCAGCTCCTAAACCTTTCGTTTGACGAGCACACTATTAAAGAAATACTGAATATTAAGCTGTGGCCAGCATCTACCAAGAACAAAATTATATGGACAAGGACAGAAGATGGCCAGTATACCGTCAAAAGCGCCTATAATATCATCAAGCAGATAGAATCAGCACATGCAATTTCTCACGCATTCTCTTCCTATCAGACACCAAGGAAATTATGGCAGCAGATATGGAAAACCAAAACAGCCCCAAGATAAGCACTTTCCTCTAGTCCATTTGTCAAAATGCATTACCTACCAAAGCAAATCTATACCGACGAAGTATTACCCCTGACCCACTATGTACACTCTGCTCTACGCACTTACCTGAAACCACAGAGCATCTGTTTTTGTTTTGCCCCTGGACCCACCACATCTGGAACCACCCCAAAGTGTAGGTTAACATCAAAGATTACAACACAAACCGCATTGACGCTTGGCTGGCTGATCTACTTGCACATAAGGCAAAAGTACCTAATTTTGAGATAATTGCAGCACTTTTATGGCAGCTTTGGAAAGCTCGGAATGATCTCATCTTTCGTCGTCAACAGACCCACCCGAACCACTTGGTTGAAACGGCTCTCGCTTCTGCTCAACTCCATCTTCGAACTCAGCAATAGCAATCAAGCCAATGTCCTTTGCCGAACCTTAATCGCACCTGGATCCCGCCACAAAAAGGCACCATCAAGATAAATATTGATGGAGCTTTTCCTATCGCCAATCAAATGGGAGCGATTGCTAGCATTGCTTGCGATCATACGGACCGACTGATCGGAGGCTTTACCTGGAGTGTTCCTGCAACATCTGCACTTCAGACTGAAGTTCAAGCCATGCTACTTACCCTAAAGAACCTCTCAACACAAGGAAATACATGCTCCCACCTTTTGTTGGAGACCGACAGCCTCATCCTCACTGAAGTCATACACCGCGAACGTTTGCCGCAGTGGGAATGCCGCTCCCTTTTCGCCGAACTTGAAGCTATTATGTCTTGTTTCCGCAACCTCAAGCTACAACATTGTAGAAGAGAAGCAAATGCCCTAGCCGACTGGGCCGCGAAGGCCCATGAATGTGGCTCACTTTCACCGAATTGGGCTATTAGTCCACCTCAAGTTATGCTAGATTTGCTTTGTAATGAAGCCCTTCTAATGGGCTCTTCCTTTTTCCCAacttgaatagaaatatatcCTCTtttccgataaaaaaaaatgatcctaGAGCACTTTTTAACAATATCCTCACATTATTGCTGTGGAGAAAATTTCCATTTATGGCCAGCTTTTTGCAAGAAATTGATTGCACTCAATGCCAATTTGGACTTTGGATTAAAGTGGACTTAGTGCTTTTGAGCATGGTAGTTTGATGCTGCCAAACTTGGAATTATCATCCAAtgacaattttctattttggataGACACCAATGACAATAATCATTACACATATaagcaaaattttgaaaaattgcaacCGCCAATAAAAGTGGTAATAATAATTACGATCATTGAATTTCACgtaaaatcatcaaattaattaactaaaatatTACAGACTTCAAATTTTACGGCATAGAAGTGGCAAAATAGATCCATGATTCATTTTTGGACTTAGGAAAATGggttaagcttttttttttggtcgtatgTTACTCGAGCTCTTAGATAATAGGGTGAGATGGGTTTTAAGAGACACAACACAATCAAATATGATGGATTTTGATATGCATGAATCATTATCAAATTTATTCTCATTAACATAAAGGGATGACAAAAAATGTTTGTCGCCTTTGCTATCAACACATCGATCCACTGTCACCAATAGCTTCACAATGGTGGACACTGGAGGAAGGCGACCTCCGTGGCAGCCCCTGATGTTGGACACCATTGTCTCTTTCGCCCCAATCACacgacatctctctctccccttgatTTGTTGTGATCTCTTTCGATCGCATTTGACTtaaccctctctccctcctttgaGGACTAGAAGGGCCCAGTGACCACCTCGCAGTGATTAGTGGCGCCGATGGGGACCAATCTCGGGCCGTTCTCTCTCTTCATCAAAAGGCCAAATGAATTAACCAAAGATATTAGTTTGAAACTCCTTATCCACTAATGAGATGTTACATAAAGAGTATAATATACGGAAGTTAAACATTCCAAATCACCTTTCTTTTCCACAATTTCATAAATAAACATAATTATCCTGTTCTCAAGGGAAATAAATTTGCTGGGTCGGGTCCCTCGCCCTTGTGAATCttctttaataataattatttttctggaatatTCCTGCGGATGATAGTCGAGCTCCTGGTACTGGGGAACTGGGTCGCAAATGGGGAAGGAACAGTGGGACAAGGACAATGAATTTTGTCGCACCTCGTGGTATATGCTCGGTACACAAACTAGAAATTATAGCATGATAATGATGCAAAACTACTTGTAATCCGGGGGATATTGACCGGCGGGAAAGTCGACCCACTCGTTATCAATAATTTCCAGGCTAATGGGG
This region includes:
- the LOC104441613 gene encoding methionine gamma-lyase: MAEARAHGFVYASKKRPGSDDADGGEDAMVVAKKQMISGPVAGVWEDPAAALAGARHEFGEHGGVNMSIEASATFTVMEPETMRRMFTGELGPDRDFFIYSRHFNPTVLNLGRQMAALEGTEAAYCTASGMSAISSVLMQLCSSGGHIVASQALYGGTHALLTHFLPRACNITTTFVDIRDHAAVAAAVVQGRTKVLYFESVSNPTLTVADIPELCRLAHDKGVTVVVDNTFAPMVLSPARLGADVVVHSISKFISGGADIIAGAVCGPAKLVNSMMDLHQGALMLLGPTMNAKVAFELSERIPHLALRMKEHCNRALTFATRLKKMGLKVVYPGLEDHPDHVLLKSMANKDYGYGGLMCVDMETEERANRLMHHLQNVTQFGFMAVSLGYYETLMSCSGSSTSSEMSEEEQALAGISPGLVRMSVGYIGTLEQKWGQLEKAIARMGEFGLLKKN